A portion of the Roseovarius sp. SCSIO 43702 genome contains these proteins:
- a CDS encoding DUF1989 domain-containing protein yields the protein MSGEPELFTIPARKGRAVRLGAGEAIQIVNTHGAQVVDTWAFRAEDPTEFLSNEHMRATLGKLWPGQGDPLVTNRRRPIMIMEEDTSPGRHDTLIAACDDYRYGLLGCEDYHDNCTDNLFAAMRRIGIEIFECPSPLNLWMNIPVAEDGTTSWGEPLSRPGDYVTLRARMDCVVAMSACPQDILPINGAACQPTEAHYRILPRAA from the coding sequence ATGTCTGGAGAACCGGAACTGTTCACCATACCTGCCCGCAAGGGGCGGGCCGTGCGCCTCGGCGCTGGTGAGGCCATCCAGATCGTCAACACCCATGGCGCACAGGTGGTCGATACATGGGCGTTCCGCGCAGAGGATCCGACGGAATTTCTGTCGAACGAACACATGCGGGCCACACTGGGCAAGTTGTGGCCCGGTCAAGGCGATCCGTTGGTCACCAATCGCCGTCGCCCGATCATGATCATGGAGGAGGACACGTCGCCCGGTCGGCACGACACGTTGATCGCTGCTTGTGACGATTATCGCTACGGGCTCTTGGGGTGCGAGGACTATCACGACAATTGCACCGACAACCTGTTCGCTGCCATGCGACGGATCGGTATCGAAATCTTCGAATGTCCGAGTCCGCTGAATCTGTGGATGAACATCCCCGTGGCGGAAGACGGAACCACCAGCTGGGGAGAGCCGTTGTCCAGACCCGGCGACTACGTCACCCTGCGGGCGCGGATGGATTGCGTGGTGGCAATGTCGGCCTGTCCGCAGGACATTCTTCCGATCAACGGCGCGGCCTGCCAGCCGACCGAGGCGCACTATCGCATCCTGCCCAGGGCGGCCTGA
- a CDS encoding plasmid pRiA4b ORF-3 family protein, which yields MPQKIVHLRIELENIEPRIWRRVDVSLTTNLRALHDLIQAVMPWESYHLYEFAVGDRIYGEPDPEDAFWDRKVYQAKSLRLSMLIDRGITEFLYTYDFGDDWRHRIVIEGVSDAEPDLDYPIFLGGERRAPPEDVGGPPGFMEFVEAISKRSHPQHKDMVRWYGGPFHPTDFGEADIAQRVREIAARRKAAYETFQRSREMRQR from the coding sequence ATGCCGCAGAAGATTGTCCACCTCAGAATCGAACTGGAAAACATCGAGCCTCGCATCTGGCGGCGCGTCGATGTGAGCCTGACGACCAACCTCAGGGCGCTCCATGATCTGATCCAGGCGGTCATGCCGTGGGAGAGCTATCACCTTTACGAATTTGCCGTCGGAGACAGGATCTACGGCGAGCCCGATCCCGAGGACGCATTCTGGGACCGCAAGGTCTATCAGGCGAAATCCCTTCGGCTCTCGATGCTGATCGACCGCGGGATCACGGAGTTTCTGTACACTTACGATTTCGGCGACGACTGGCGGCATCGCATCGTGATCGAGGGCGTCTCGGACGCCGAGCCGGATCTCGACTACCCGATCTTCCTCGGCGGTGAACGCCGCGCCCCGCCCGAGGACGTGGGAGGCCCGCCCGGCTTCATGGAGTTCGTCGAGGCGATCTCGAAGCGCAGCCATCCGCAGCACAAGGACATGGTGCGCTGGTACGGCGGCCCGTTCCATCCGACCGATTTCGGCGAGGCCGATATCGCACAGCGCGTCCGCGAGATCGCTGCAAGGCGCAAGGCAGCATACGAGACCTTCCAGCGAAGTCGCGAGATGCGGCAACGCTGA
- a CDS encoding phage head-tail joining protein, which yields MTTIAELRARRDALSAQRSSGVARVSYDGKTVEYRSVAEIDRAIEALDREIAAAEGRRIVRQLRVTTTKGL from the coding sequence ATGACGACAATCGCGGAACTGCGCGCCCGCCGCGACGCGCTCTCGGCGCAGCGGTCCTCCGGCGTAGCGCGGGTCAGTTATGACGGCAAGACCGTGGAGTATCGCAGCGTGGCCGAGATCGACCGGGCGATCGAGGCGCTGGACCGCGAGATTGCCGCGGCCGAGGGCCGGCGGATCGTGCGGCAGCTGCGCGTGACGACGACCAAGGGGCTGTGA